One region of Syntrophobacter fumaroxidans MPOB genomic DNA includes:
- the uppP gene encoding undecaprenyl-diphosphatase UppP gives MNVLQGLLLGLIQGLTEFLPISSTAHLTLAGKWMGVVSAEHPEHWTAFIAVIQLGTMAAVLIYFARDVLDISLTFLEENVFRRMRFKDQSHVSKLGWYVILGSLPVATFGLVFKKVIEGSLTKSLIVISASLIVFGILLGVSEVVARFSKSIKRISWLDALVVGFAQVMALVPGASRSGTTITAGLFMGMTRETAARFSFLLSIPAVMASGLLEFRESLDFMGSQDFLVLASATLMSAVSGYLTIAFLLRFLRRHSTNVFVVYRVVLGGALLWMVFRHGVV, from the coding sequence ATGAACGTGTTGCAGGGATTGTTGCTGGGATTGATCCAGGGGCTGACGGAGTTCCTTCCGATCAGCAGCACGGCGCATCTGACCCTTGCCGGAAAATGGATGGGGGTCGTCTCGGCCGAACATCCCGAACACTGGACAGCCTTCATAGCGGTCATCCAATTGGGCACGATGGCCGCCGTGCTGATCTATTTCGCCAGGGACGTCCTGGACATCTCCCTTACCTTTCTGGAAGAAAACGTATTCCGACGCATGCGGTTCAAAGATCAATCTCACGTTTCCAAGCTGGGCTGGTACGTGATTCTGGGTTCCCTGCCGGTGGCGACATTCGGTCTCGTTTTCAAGAAGGTCATCGAGGGGAGCCTGACCAAGAGCCTCATCGTGATCTCGGCGAGCCTGATCGTCTTCGGCATCCTGCTCGGCGTTTCAGAGGTGGTCGCACGGTTTTCCAAGAGCATCAAGCGGATTTCCTGGCTGGACGCCCTGGTGGTCGGTTTCGCCCAGGTCATGGCCTTGGTTCCGGGCGCGTCCCGATCCGGAACGACGATAACCGCCGGCCTCTTCATGGGGATGACACGCGAAACCGCGGCGCGGTTCTCCTTTCTACTGAGCATACCGGCGGTGATGGCGAGCGGGTTGCTGGAGTTCAGGGAAAGCCTCGACTTCATGGGTTCGCAGGACTTTCTGGTTCTTGCCTCGGCAACACTGATGTCCGCCGTGAGCGGATACCTCACCATCGCTTTTCTGCTTCGATTCCTTCGTCGCCACTCCACGAACGTTTTCGTGGTCTACCGGGTGGTTTTGGGCGGCGCACTCTTGTGGATGGTCTTCCGGCACGGCGTCGTATGA
- a CDS encoding P-II family nitrogen regulator, with product MVKIEAVIKPFRLTEVQEALSSLGVQGMTVFEVKGFGRQKGHVELYRGAEYKVSFVPKLMVLAVVPDTLVERAVEAIQKAACTGKIGDGKIFLSHIDDVMRIRTKETGPEAL from the coding sequence ATGGTGAAAATTGAAGCGGTCATCAAGCCTTTTCGGCTGACGGAGGTCCAGGAGGCGTTGTCGTCTCTGGGGGTGCAGGGAATGACGGTATTTGAGGTGAAGGGATTCGGGCGGCAGAAAGGGCATGTGGAACTTTACCGCGGCGCGGAATACAAAGTGAGTTTCGTTCCGAAGCTTATGGTCCTCGCGGTGGTTCCGGACACCCTGGTCGAACGGGCCGTGGAAGCCATACAGAAAGCGGCCTGCACGGGGAAAATCGGCGACGGAAAAATCTTCCTTTCGCATATCGATGACGTTATGCGCATTCGAACGAAGGAAACGGGCCCCGAGGCGCTTTAG
- a CDS encoding NAD(+)/NADH kinase: MRHIAVVYKRMRPEAARLAQDIKSWLAKRNVLVFCMENIDSAGVLSSHQRVDFPQDTDLVIVLGGDGTLLSVARLIESRKIPVIGVNLGGMGFLTGITIDNCYMELERILGGDYEIEERMRLRVLVRREHREIFSHRVLNDAVINKGALARIIDLVTVIDGRFLTHYRGDGLIFSTPTGSTAYNLAAGGPIVFPTAQAIIITPICSFTLTNRPIIFPSHVIIRIELGEPIKDVTLTCDGQVGCLLAPSDRIVITAAANPLRLIKTPTVDHFEILRNKLKWGQA, from the coding sequence ATGCGACACATAGCCGTCGTCTACAAGCGCATGCGACCGGAGGCCGCCAGACTGGCCCAGGATATCAAATCCTGGCTCGCAAAGCGCAACGTCCTGGTATTCTGCATGGAAAACATCGACAGCGCAGGGGTGCTTTCCTCTCATCAACGCGTCGATTTTCCTCAAGATACCGATCTTGTCATCGTCCTTGGAGGCGACGGCACCCTGCTGAGCGTGGCCAGGCTCATCGAGAGCCGCAAGATCCCCGTCATCGGCGTGAACCTCGGCGGCATGGGGTTTCTGACTGGAATCACCATCGACAATTGCTACATGGAGCTTGAAAGAATTCTCGGCGGCGACTACGAAATCGAAGAGCGTATGCGCCTCAGGGTGCTGGTTCGCAGGGAGCACCGTGAAATCTTCAGTCACAGGGTTCTCAACGATGCGGTCATCAACAAGGGTGCCCTCGCGCGCATCATCGACCTGGTCACCGTCATCGACGGTCGCTTTCTGACCCACTATCGCGGCGACGGCCTCATCTTCTCCACCCCCACCGGCTCGACGGCCTACAATCTCGCAGCGGGAGGCCCAATCGTCTTCCCTACCGCGCAGGCCATCATCATCACTCCCATTTGTTCCTTCACCCTGACCAACCGCCCGATCATCTTTCCGTCCCACGTGATCATCCGCATCGAACTGGGCGAGCCGATCAAAGACGTCACGCTCACCTGCGACGGCCAGGTCGGCTGCCTCCTGGCGCCCTCGGACCGGATCGTGATCACCGCCGCGGCAAACCCGCTCCGATTGATCAAGACCCCTACCGTGGATCATTTCGAGATCCTTCGCAACAAGTTGAAGTGGGGCCAAGCCTGA
- the speD gene encoding adenosylmethionine decarboxylase, which translates to MQEVTAMGMGKPEFGFGVHLMVDGYGCDPVGLQDMSLIYSFLDEYPVQMDMTKIMPPYVFRYKGSVPEDWGVSGFVLIAESHISIHTFPEKQYLSLDMFSCKPFDTQKAVEKVKKYFKIQKFEMKVLDRGQEFPNTIHESAQVVRMDRMLMQRSR; encoded by the coding sequence ATGCAGGAGGTGACTGCCATGGGCATGGGCAAACCGGAGTTCGGCTTTGGTGTGCACTTGATGGTGGATGGTTACGGCTGTGATCCGGTGGGGCTTCAGGATATGAGTCTGATCTACAGTTTCCTGGACGAATATCCCGTGCAAATGGACATGACGAAAATCATGCCGCCGTACGTATTCCGCTACAAGGGGTCGGTTCCCGAGGATTGGGGAGTCTCGGGATTCGTCTTGATCGCAGAAAGCCACATCAGTATTCATACGTTCCCTGAAAAACAGTACCTCAGCCTCGACATGTTCTCCTGCAAGCCTTTCGACACCCAGAAGGCGGTGGAAAAGGTGAAGAAATATTTTAAAATACAAAAGTTCGAGATGAAGGTGCTGGACCGGGGGCAGGAATTTCCCAATACGATCCATGAATCCGCCCAGGTGGTGCGTATGGACCGGATGCTGATGCAGCGCTCCAGGTAG
- the lnt gene encoding apolipoprotein N-acyltransferase, producing the protein MSSNKLFLSVPLSVLSGVLLTVGLPKLELFYCSWVALIPLFAAIRGKTVKQALWLGYLCGIVHFASMLYWIWYVIDYYGGLPFAVAVLILLLLSAYLAVYVAVFSALARKWESNFFFWLFGLPSAWVTLELIRAYAVSGFPWGNLGYTQAPLASLIQVADITGVYGVSWLVVLGNTAIAAFLYRFHMKTAVIALAVCVAGATAYGAWRVEVVKGLQSLAAPFTVGVVQGNIDQSKKWDPAFQQETLRRYQRLSMEASVRVPAPELLVWPETAAPFFYGIDDKLTPQLNELVRQAGIPLLFGSPGAIRADGEIRLLNKAYLVDGRAELKGTYAKQHLVPFGEYVPYARVLFFVHRLVHAAGDFMAGKDPDPLRLDERPLGVLICYEGIFPELSRATVRAGATALVNITNDAWYGNTSAPYQHLEMARWRAIECRVPMIRAANTGISAIYDATGTPCGLIPLGQEGYLVCSVRPFRLVTFYTRFGDIFAWLCVLITLSGIIYSTFQRRVAFK; encoded by the coding sequence ATGTCGTCGAACAAGCTGTTTTTGAGTGTCCCGCTGAGCGTTCTGAGTGGCGTGCTGCTGACCGTGGGCCTGCCGAAGCTCGAGCTCTTTTACTGTTCATGGGTGGCCTTGATTCCGCTGTTTGCGGCCATTCGCGGGAAGACCGTGAAGCAGGCCCTTTGGCTGGGCTACCTTTGCGGAATCGTGCACTTTGCATCCATGCTCTACTGGATCTGGTACGTCATCGACTACTACGGCGGTCTGCCGTTCGCCGTGGCGGTCCTCATTCTGCTGCTCCTGAGTGCCTACCTGGCGGTCTACGTGGCGGTGTTCAGCGCGCTCGCGCGAAAATGGGAATCCAACTTTTTTTTCTGGCTGTTTGGATTGCCTTCGGCATGGGTGACCCTCGAGCTCATACGTGCCTATGCGGTTTCGGGTTTCCCCTGGGGGAACCTTGGGTATACCCAGGCCCCGCTGGCTTCGCTCATCCAGGTGGCGGACATCACGGGCGTGTACGGGGTCAGCTGGCTGGTCGTGCTCGGCAATACCGCCATAGCCGCCTTCCTCTACCGGTTTCACATGAAGACCGCCGTTATCGCCCTGGCTGTGTGTGTGGCGGGTGCGACAGCCTATGGCGCGTGGCGCGTGGAGGTGGTCAAAGGACTGCAGAGCCTGGCTGCTCCGTTCACGGTGGGCGTGGTCCAGGGGAACATCGATCAAAGCAAGAAATGGGATCCCGCGTTTCAGCAGGAGACGCTGAGACGTTACCAGCGGCTGTCCATGGAGGCTTCGGTGCGTGTTCCCGCGCCCGAGTTGCTGGTGTGGCCCGAGACGGCTGCACCCTTTTTCTACGGAATCGATGACAAGCTGACGCCGCAACTCAACGAGCTCGTCCGACAGGCGGGTATTCCCCTGTTGTTCGGCAGTCCCGGCGCGATCCGGGCGGACGGTGAAATCCGGTTGCTCAACAAGGCCTACCTGGTGGACGGCAGGGCCGAGCTCAAGGGAACTTACGCCAAGCAGCACCTGGTGCCTTTCGGTGAGTACGTGCCGTATGCCCGCGTGCTGTTCTTCGTGCATCGCCTGGTTCATGCCGCGGGGGATTTCATGGCCGGTAAGGATCCCGATCCGCTTCGGCTGGATGAGCGGCCGCTGGGCGTGCTGATCTGCTACGAGGGGATTTTCCCGGAGCTTTCACGGGCCACGGTCCGGGCCGGGGCCACGGCCCTGGTCAATATCACCAACGATGCATGGTACGGGAACACCAGCGCCCCGTATCAACACCTGGAAATGGCCCGCTGGCGCGCGATCGAATGTCGGGTGCCCATGATCCGCGCGGCGAACACGGGAATCAGCGCGATCTACGATGCGACGGGAACCCCGTGCGGCTTGATTCCGTTGGGTCAGGAAGGTTATCTTGTCTGTAGCGTGCGGCCGTTCCGGCTGGTGACCTTCTACACCAGGTTCGGCGATATTTTTGCGTGGCTGTGCGTTTTGATCACGCTTTCAGGAATCATCTATTCGACGTTTCAACGCCGTGTGGCGTTCAAGTGA
- the prfB gene encoding peptide chain release factor 2 (programmed frameshift) translates to MTIDISDLKTLLRELAQRFQTLGGIFDIEGKRKRLKELEKILLKPGFWDSPEESKHVLKERSDLNVIVENWQRLSEELRDNELMLEMALEEEDREVLKDVHRKALSLQKELRTVELQQLLGEENDDKNAIVSINAGAGGTEAQDWAEMLLRMYLRWCEKKSFTVQMVDMLEGEEAGIKSGTFTVSGSHAYGLLKGESGIHRLVRISPFDASGRRHTSFAAVLVIPEVDEKIEVEIKQADLRIDTYRASGAGGQHVNKTSSAVRITHLPTGIVVQCQNEKSQHRNRDIALKILRARLYEREKRAQQEKLQEAHDSLDDIAWGNQIRSYVLQPYRLIKDHRTSIEKGNVEGVLDGEIDDFIEGYLMNLANARGRAAVTA, encoded by the exons ATGACCATCGACATCAGCGATCTCAAGACTTTGCTCAGGGAACTCGCTCAACGCTTCCAGACCCTC GGGGGTATCTTTGACATCGAAGGCAAACGAAAACGGCTCAAGGAGCTCGAGAAGATACTCCTCAAACCCGGGTTCTGGGACAGTCCGGAAGAAAGCAAACACGTTCTCAAGGAACGATCCGATCTCAACGTGATCGTGGAGAATTGGCAGCGCCTGTCGGAGGAGCTACGGGACAACGAGCTCATGCTCGAAATGGCGCTCGAAGAGGAAGATCGGGAAGTCCTCAAGGATGTCCATCGCAAGGCGTTGAGCCTTCAGAAGGAGCTGCGGACGGTCGAGCTGCAGCAGTTGCTCGGCGAGGAAAACGACGACAAGAATGCTATCGTGAGCATCAATGCCGGCGCCGGAGGCACCGAAGCCCAGGACTGGGCCGAGATGCTGCTGCGGATGTACCTGCGGTGGTGTGAGAAGAAGAGCTTCACTGTCCAGATGGTCGATATGCTCGAAGGTGAAGAGGCGGGAATCAAGAGCGGTACGTTTACCGTGTCGGGCTCCCATGCCTACGGCCTGCTCAAGGGGGAATCCGGCATCCATCGCCTCGTGCGGATTTCCCCTTTCGATGCGAGCGGCCGGAGGCACACTTCCTTCGCGGCGGTGCTGGTCATTCCCGAGGTGGACGAGAAGATCGAGGTCGAAATCAAGCAGGCGGATTTGAGGATCGACACTTACCGCGCAAGCGGCGCCGGCGGCCAGCACGTGAACAAGACCAGCTCGGCGGTCCGGATCACGCATCTCCCCACGGGGATCGTGGTGCAGTGCCAGAATGAAAAATCACAGCACAGAAATCGCGACATTGCGCTGAAGATACTACGGGCAAGGCTCTACGAGCGCGAAAAGAGGGCTCAGCAGGAAAAGCTCCAGGAAGCTCACGACAGTCTCGACGACATCGCCTGGGGCAATCAGATCCGCTCCTACGTGCTGCAACCCTACCGGTTGATCAAGGACCACCGGACAAGCATCGAGAAGGGCAACGTCGAGGGCGTTCTGGACGGCGAAATCGACGATTTCATTGAAGGCTACCTGATGAACCTGGCGAATGCCAGGGGCCGTGCGGCCGTCACGGCCTGA
- a CDS encoding hemolysin family protein, with protein MEEGSAKGFQNWLRMCFRRLSRIGSSENIEKEIQQLIDEGEQAGLISEDEGEMIQGIFSFRDTIAREIMVPRTDAVYARAETTTADVIQLIIQSGHSRIPIYQDSIDNIIGTLHAKDLLKYWGSDDVDLRAIIRSPYFIPESKKISEVLEDLRDNKSHMAIVVDEYGGTAGILTLEDIIEEIIGDVMDEYDADVKLIVEHDDGSITVHARLDVEELEDFLDVKLPEGKFESVGGFVISLVGRVPGVNERIVFENMEMVIEAASNRKIEKIRIRRVDPEAAAAALPNGAAS; from the coding sequence TTGGAAGAGGGGTCAGCCAAAGGATTTCAGAACTGGCTTAGAATGTGCTTCCGTAGACTATCCCGGATTGGAAGCAGCGAAAACATCGAAAAGGAAATCCAACAGCTCATCGACGAAGGCGAACAGGCCGGGCTCATTTCCGAAGACGAAGGGGAGATGATCCAGGGGATCTTTTCCTTTCGAGACACGATCGCGCGGGAAATCATGGTCCCTCGTACCGACGCGGTTTACGCGCGGGCGGAGACTACGACGGCCGACGTCATTCAGTTGATCATCCAGAGCGGTCATTCGCGCATTCCCATCTACCAGGACAGCATCGACAACATCATCGGAACCCTGCACGCCAAGGATCTGCTCAAGTATTGGGGCAGCGACGATGTGGACCTGCGGGCGATCATTCGCAGTCCGTATTTTATTCCCGAGAGCAAGAAGATCAGCGAGGTGCTCGAGGATCTTCGGGACAACAAGTCGCACATGGCCATCGTGGTCGACGAATACGGGGGGACGGCCGGGATCCTGACGCTCGAGGACATCATCGAGGAGATCATCGGCGACGTCATGGATGAGTACGATGCCGATGTGAAGCTGATCGTGGAGCACGATGACGGTTCGATCACGGTGCACGCGAGGCTGGACGTCGAGGAACTGGAGGATTTCCTGGACGTCAAGCTGCCGGAAGGCAAGTTCGAGTCCGTGGGGGGCTTTGTCATCAGCCTTGTGGGAAGGGTGCCGGGAGTCAACGAACGAATCGTTTTCGAGAATATGGAAATGGTGATCGAAGCGGCGAGCAACCGGAAGATCGAGAAGATACGGATTCGCAGGGTCGATCCCGAGGCCGCGGCGGCCGCTCTCCCGAACGGGGCCGCATCCTGA
- the speB gene encoding agmatinase, producing MTSEKSVGSGLRECLGPHCSFLGLAVPECAFENAGAVIIPVPYDATTTYRAGTREGPRAILAASRELEPYDEETCTEAYRHGIATLEELPVVVSSPRDMLDSVRVVGAQVLRSGKLPVLLGGEHLLSLGMIEAAADHFGDLSILHLDAHADLREQYQGSPYSNACIMRHGAALAPVVQVGIRSLTAEEHEFIRAKKIPCFFAHDLHRDPSLYARVIPCLGKRVYLSIDLDVFDPAVMPSVGTPEPGGLSWYEVIDLLRAVFRERQVVGFDVMELLPVPCFAAPDFLAARLVYKLLSFFFAGAARPPC from the coding sequence ATGACTTCCGAAAAATCGGTGGGGTCCGGGCTGAGGGAATGCCTGGGACCCCATTGTTCATTTTTGGGCCTTGCCGTTCCCGAGTGTGCGTTCGAGAATGCCGGAGCGGTCATCATCCCGGTGCCTTACGACGCCACGACGACTTATCGGGCGGGGACGCGTGAAGGGCCGCGAGCCATTCTGGCCGCGTCCAGGGAACTCGAACCCTACGACGAGGAAACGTGCACCGAGGCCTATCGGCACGGGATCGCCACCCTGGAGGAATTGCCGGTGGTGGTGAGCTCCCCGCGCGATATGCTGGACAGCGTGCGGGTTGTGGGGGCGCAAGTCCTTCGCTCGGGAAAGCTGCCCGTGCTGCTCGGCGGCGAGCACCTGCTGTCGCTGGGCATGATCGAGGCGGCGGCCGATCACTTCGGGGATTTGAGCATTCTCCACCTTGATGCCCACGCGGACCTGCGGGAGCAATACCAGGGCAGTCCCTACAGCAACGCCTGCATCATGCGGCACGGCGCGGCGTTGGCTCCCGTGGTGCAGGTCGGGATACGATCGCTGACCGCCGAAGAACATGAGTTCATCCGGGCAAAGAAGATCCCCTGCTTCTTTGCGCATGACCTCCACCGGGATCCGTCGCTGTACGCTCGTGTCATCCCGTGCCTCGGAAAGCGGGTTTATCTCAGCATCGATCTGGACGTCTTCGACCCGGCGGTGATGCCGTCGGTGGGTACACCCGAACCGGGCGGTCTGTCGTGGTATGAAGTGATCGACCTGCTCAGGGCCGTCTTCCGGGAACGGCAGGTGGTCGGATTCGATGTGATGGAGCTGCTGCCGGTGCCCTGTTTTGCCGCTCCGGATTTCCTGGCCGCCCGCTTGGTGTACAAGCTGCTTTCGTTCTTTTTTGCGGGTGCCGCTCGTCCGCCTTGCTAA
- a CDS encoding GGDEF domain-containing response regulator: MEAREFWAKTPSQHILVVDDEQPVRDFVAEALESMGHEVQTAVDGRDALEKMEDSDFSVVITDMVMPRMDGMQLIRYLSEHQNEVDIIAITGLAMDYKYTDVVAAGASDFITKPFTMNELEAKLNRLIRERHLREELERLAVRDPLTGLFNRRFFQRLVRKESIRAIRHQHQLFLFFLDIDRFKDYNDQNGHQAGDELLVKFAAVLRQSIRKDVDTAFRYGGDEFMVLLPYLPLEQALPVAERIRENFGQLLLVPTSLSVGIARYLEKSVSIDDDIGDMISRADQALYHAKHGLGRDRVYLDKESAV, from the coding sequence ATGGAAGCCAGAGAATTTTGGGCAAAGACGCCTTCACAACACATACTCGTCGTCGACGATGAGCAGCCCGTGCGCGATTTTGTGGCGGAAGCGCTGGAGTCCATGGGACATGAGGTACAGACGGCCGTGGATGGCCGGGATGCGTTGGAGAAGATGGAGGATTCGGATTTTTCCGTCGTGATCACCGACATGGTGATGCCTCGTATGGACGGGATGCAGCTCATTCGTTACCTCAGCGAACACCAGAACGAGGTGGACATCATCGCCATCACCGGTCTGGCCATGGACTACAAGTACACCGACGTGGTGGCGGCGGGAGCCTCCGATTTTATCACGAAACCCTTCACCATGAACGAGCTGGAAGCGAAGTTGAACCGGTTGATCCGGGAACGGCACCTGAGGGAGGAGCTGGAACGCCTTGCGGTGCGCGATCCCCTGACCGGCCTGTTCAATCGGCGTTTCTTCCAGAGACTGGTGCGCAAAGAATCGATCCGTGCAATCCGCCATCAGCACCAACTGTTTCTCTTTTTCCTGGATATCGACCGGTTCAAGGACTACAACGACCAGAACGGGCACCAGGCAGGGGATGAATTGCTGGTGAAGTTCGCAGCCGTGCTGAGACAGTCCATTCGCAAGGACGTCGATACCGCTTTCCGCTACGGCGGGGATGAGTTCATGGTCCTTCTTCCCTATCTGCCCCTGGAGCAGGCGTTGCCGGTGGCGGAACGCATCCGGGAGAACTTCGGACAACTCCTGCTGGTACCCACCTCGCTGTCCGTCGGTATCGCCCGGTACCTCGAAAAATCGGTGAGCATCGACGATGATATCGGGGACATGATCAGTCGCGCAGACCAGGCACTCTACCATGCCAAGCATGGCCTGGGACGAGACCGCGTCTATCTCGACAAGGAATCCGCCGTTTGA
- a CDS encoding ammonium transporter: protein MNRTLVILVLVFLALSAGAGFAAESGPQAGAVEAAAASAAPLKVDTGDTGWLLACSALVLLMTPGLALFYGGMVRRKNVLGTVMHSFVAMGIITVQWVLFGYSLSFGPDVWHFIGNLDWIGLRGVGLEPNGDYGATVPHQAFMIFQMMFAIITPALISGAIAERFKFSTYVVFMTLWAFLVYDPLAHWVWGTGGWLKELGALDFAGGLVVHISSGVSALACALVVGKRKGYGVDLMAPHNLMFTILGACLLWFGWFGFNAGSAIASGALATSAFVVTHIATGAAAMSWMFTEWIHRGKPTALGAASGAVAGLVAITPASGFVGPLSSLVIGLIGGAVCYMAVSLKPKFGYDDSLDVVGVHAVGGTLGALLTGLFASKLVNPAGADGLFFGNPGQLGIQALSVVCAWVYSFAVSFILLKILDKVMGLRVTEEDESVGLDLSQHGEAGYTL from the coding sequence ATGAACAGAACGCTGGTGATTTTGGTTCTTGTATTTCTGGCACTGAGCGCGGGCGCCGGCTTCGCGGCGGAATCTGGACCGCAGGCGGGGGCGGTCGAGGCGGCTGCGGCCTCTGCGGCACCCCTCAAGGTGGACACCGGGGACACCGGCTGGCTCCTGGCCTGTTCGGCACTGGTTTTGCTGATGACCCCCGGCCTCGCGCTTTTCTACGGTGGAATGGTGCGGCGCAAGAACGTCCTGGGCACCGTCATGCACAGTTTCGTGGCGATGGGAATCATAACGGTTCAGTGGGTCCTCTTCGGCTACAGCCTCTCGTTTGGTCCCGACGTCTGGCATTTCATAGGCAATCTCGACTGGATCGGGCTTCGCGGAGTCGGATTGGAACCCAACGGCGACTACGGCGCCACCGTTCCGCACCAGGCGTTCATGATCTTCCAGATGATGTTTGCCATCATAACCCCGGCCTTGATTTCGGGGGCGATCGCGGAAAGGTTCAAGTTCAGCACCTACGTGGTGTTCATGACGCTCTGGGCGTTCCTGGTGTACGATCCGCTCGCTCACTGGGTGTGGGGCACCGGGGGCTGGCTGAAGGAACTCGGGGCGCTCGACTTTGCGGGAGGGCTCGTGGTGCACATCAGCTCCGGTGTGTCCGCCCTGGCCTGTGCCCTCGTGGTGGGAAAGAGGAAAGGGTACGGCGTCGATCTCATGGCCCCGCACAACCTCATGTTCACCATTCTCGGCGCATGCCTGCTGTGGTTCGGATGGTTCGGGTTCAACGCGGGGAGCGCCATCGCCTCGGGCGCCCTGGCGACGTCGGCCTTCGTGGTCACGCATATCGCCACGGGGGCGGCGGCCATGTCGTGGATGTTCACGGAATGGATTCACCGGGGGAAACCCACCGCTCTCGGCGCGGCCTCCGGTGCGGTCGCGGGGCTGGTTGCCATAACGCCCGCATCCGGTTTCGTCGGGCCGCTCTCATCGCTGGTCATCGGGCTGATCGGCGGGGCGGTGTGCTACATGGCGGTGAGCCTCAAACCGAAGTTCGGCTACGACGACTCGCTTGACGTGGTCGGAGTCCACGCCGTGGGGGGAACCCTGGGCGCCCTGCTCACCGGGCTCTTCGCATCCAAGCTGGTCAACCCGGCGGGTGCCGACGGGCTGTTCTTCGGGAACCCGGGCCAACTGGGCATCCAGGCGCTGTCGGTGGTCTGCGCTTGGGTCTATTCCTTTGCGGTCAGCTTCATCCTTCTCAAGATACTCGACAAGGTCATGGGCTTGAGGGTGACCGAGGAAGATGAATCCGTAGGACTCGATCTGAGCCAGCACGGGGAGGCCGGGTATACCCTGTAA